CTGTGTGCGCTAGTAgctaagcagcagcagcagggtcTACTTGATTTAATTcgttcaacagcagcaagcggCGTGACGTCGAGTGTTTTCGACCGATGTTTATTGCctgcgtcgtcgtcgtcggttgATAAGTAAACGTCATTTTGGTTAGGGTGTGTTGGAGAAAGGGGGAAGTACAAAGTATGGTGGGGGTGCAAAAACACAGGGTGTGCACAATCACAACATCCATCTGATCGCTGCTAACAGCAgaaataggatttttttatctGGTACTTTATTTTAGGTAGGTGGAAAATTATGGtccagaggtttttttttccaagtgCTTGTTTATGGCCTGTTGCAAAAGTTCTGCGGAATCACTCATAGTGGACTAGCTTGTCCAGtatcattctcatgacatgatcaGCCCGTCTGGAACTCGTCATTGTAACgacttttttattgttcttcttCTACATGTGGGGTGACTCCTTGCCAGATTGCGACACTTTTTCGTGCATCCGACAGTACTAAATTACTTCTAGAGGTTCCAAAAAAGATCACTGATTAGCAGAGTCTGCTCTGAGATCATGAAAAGATGGTAGTAATGAAGTTGTTCTGCCATCCTCTCCAAGACTGGCCAAATGATATAGATTTGGTCTGTAGTTCACCTTCCCTTTCGGACTTATATTTTATGCTCAGTTTTTGCCTAAACTTATATTTTATGCTCAATGTGCACACATTTCAACTTCAAATACCAATTAAATAACAACACAACTCATTAAGCACTTTCGATTCCATTTATTGCTTCTTTATGTGTAAGTATTTTATATAGAGTTCCTAAGGattagtataaaaaaaaaagattcccgAATGCTGAACCCGCATTAAATGATTGCACGGAACCGTCGAgctggatttaaaaaaaaaaaaacaaattctacacaaaacacacgcagACACAACCCTCGGGCCTGACCTAGCCTGTTCATTTAATGTGCTTCCTCCCCGAACGTTTCATTGTCTGGCTTAGTTATGACTTCAAAATCGGAACCCATCGACAGGAGCGACGAGTCCGACTGTTGCTTCAACGAATGAATGGAAGGAAATGCTTGGCCAACGATCGCCCGAAAAGCTTCGTCCGTCGGTACCAACGATTGGTGCGAATTTTGCAAAGCCTGCACTGCCAGCTTTTCCGCCTCCGTCATACACTCGAGCGCCTTCAAATCATCCAAATTCGTTGGCATACCGAGGGCCGAATGCTGGAGTGCCATCTGTTGCGATATGTTAACGCACTCGGACGCTAGATCCAGTATGGTGGCGGATTGTAATTGCAGCGGTTCCTTTGCATTGGCCAGGAAGCGCAAATGTTTCAGCACGTCGATGGTCATTTCGCGCGCTTTAGAAATGACCTCGAGCTGTTCTTTGTTCGATGCTAGTAGTAGTCCGTTCCGCTGCAATAGGCTTGCCTTCCAGCGGGCCAACTCTTCCACCATTAGGCTGCTAGCTAGAAACTTACTGCGCCACACCTCACTCTGTCCGGCCAGAAATTCGATCTGTTCCGTGTGCGAGGATAAATTTTCGGCTGAGTTCAGCAATTTGCGCGCTAGGTGTAGCTTGTCCTCGGTCAGCACGTTTACCTTCGTTTGCAAGTCTTCGCCAACGGCCGCGACTAGTAGATTTTTCAATTCCGCATTAACTTGTGCTTGAAATTTTAACTGCCCCTGAAAATAGTCTCGCTCTTTGCGCAGCTCTTCCAGCTCTTTCTCGTACCGCAGCTTCTCTTCGTCGTCCGACGTGGGCAGTACCTGGCTGCGCAATTCCTTATCCGTGATGGTGGACATCTGTGAGACGAGCACGCTGAGGTCTAGATTGTTACGGTTGGCAAGCTTAACGCGCGTTCCTCCACCGGGAATGTGGTTGCGTCCGGGGATAATCGGTGTTACGGCACCTTTGTACGGTTCGAACGGAACAAACTTTGGCTCTTTGTGGTGCATCGTGGACAGTTTCGGGCGTCCACTGGATGACACAAGTCGGGGCACTAGATTGAACACTTTGCCGCGTGGCACAACTGCGGCCAGTGAGTTGTTGCCACCGGTGACGAGTTCGGTTGGTCGATACACTGGGTTTGATCCAGAGTGGGGCAGTAGTCGTTCGATAGAAAAGTTGGCCGGCAGTTTAATGTCACCCGACGATGGTATCAGGGAGGATGATGTGGTGGATGACAAGGAGGATCGTTTAGCGGTGAACGATCCAGTCAGTTCCTCAGTTTCCATACCATCGCCCTCGGTACGGCGGGCTGTAagggagggaaagagagagtagTGGCCGGATGTGCTCGATTAGTAAGGAACCCAGAAGTAGGTCATGTCTGCACACTTTTTACCCGTATCCATAGTGGGGGATTTGGAAAACATATTTAGATTCTAATGATGTCGACTAGCTAGGTTTACAAAAATCAATCGAGGCACTGCGATTCTTATCATGTGGGATTAGTAATCACTTTGTAAATTTTTGCACCACTTTGTTGTGACGCGAACTCAGCTGTTGTTGACACAAGGCTCGAGCTTTGGAATTTGTAAATAGACGAGATGATTAGCAGAGTGATCTGACAGcagatcaaaacaaacaaaaaatctgatTTTGACGTTTCTGAAGCACATTCAAGTTTGCTTTGGAAcgagaattttgaaacatttcccaATAATTTACTCCAAAAACTAGTGCCTGTGATATTTACCACTTAAACTAGCCGTACCTGAACAGTTCGTCCAACTAGTGATTGACACTTTCCCAACGAAAATCTATCCTAATAGCTAATTTTTGCAATCCAACATCAAGAAAACATACCATTATACTACTAATAATCGTTTATTACAGAGTAACTCAAGCAAACTAATTACTATTTAGCTTCTTCCGGCCTCGTTGGAGTCCCATTCGCAGAGCTGTTCTTCCGTTGTGCCATATACAGCTCCAGCAGCTTCTCTGTGGCACTCGGCTCGTTCTCATTCAGCTTCGACAATTGCTTGCTAGGAAACTCGGTCACATTGGTCGACGGATGGCGATGGGTGAACGGCGTCCAGGCACCCTGCACACTCGGCACATCCGTGTGCCAGTGTTTACGTAAGCGCATCTCCTCGGAACGGCCGTTCGATTGTTTCAGCACCTGGATCCATTTCGATATCTCGTCCCGCGTATTGTTGCGACAGTTTATCAACGTTTTCTCTCCGTTCAGGAATTCAGCCGACATTACGGCCGTCCGGTGCCGGCGAGGCTTTACGTACACCACCACACCAGGATTGGTGCGGCTAAAGTCGACGAGCTCGTGTTCGAGAAACTCACGCATTCCCTTGCTGGAACCACTGGTTTTACAGTACTTTAGGGTGATACGCTGCAGCTGGCAAATGTAGCGACCAATTCCATTCTGTAGCGGTGCTCGGGGAAAGCCAGATTTCAGAAACAAGTGTGAATTGGACATTTTTCGTGCGGGGAAAACTACGCGGAACACACCGGCGACGAACAATAATAAATGGTGTGGCAAAACGTCAAGCGCAAAAGACGCAAGCTGTCAACGGTAACTGACAGCTGAAGGAGGTTTGTGTACGACCGGgcgggagaaaagaaaacaaaaccattttcaCGCTTGCAAAACGATGGAAAGCACGAAGGAAAACACCCGCATGGTGCTGGAACTTTTCAGCGGCATAGGTGGAATGCGGATGGCGTTGGAATGTAAGTAACTCGAAATAAATCATGAGCGAAACTTGACCAtgattctttttctctttttccagATGCCGGCAAACCGTTCACCATCGTATCTGCAATCGACGTGAATCCGATTGCCAACTCAATTTACAGCCACAACTTTAGCGACAAAACGGTACGCAACGGTAACATACTAAGCCTTAGTGGGGAGAAAATTACCAAACTACGGGTGGACACAATTCTAATGTCTCCACCATGCCAACCATTCACAAGGAATGGAAAGTTCAACGACATCAACGATCGACGTACCGATCCGTTTCGGCACATTTGCGATCTGCTCGACAAGATACCGCTGGTAAACTTTATTCTGATGGAAAACGTGAAAGGATTTGAAAAATCACAAGCATGCGAGCTGTATAAAATGCGCCTCGAAGAAGGTGGGTTTCATTGGCAGGAGTACATTTTATCACCGCATCAGTTTGGTGTACCCAACACTAGACATCGGTACTATTGCATTGCGAAACGGAAAGGAATGGATTTTAAGCGTAAAAGTGAAGAAATTATTCTTCAACCGAAAGAACAACACACGACCAATGAAACGAATATAGGAATGATCGTGGAAAAGAATCTAGAAGAACTGGAACCGTATGAATTGAAAAGTGCAGCACTGTTAAAACACCTCCCACTGATGGATGTTTGCACGCCGGAATCATCCAATTCGATGTGTTTCACGAAAGCCTACACACATTACGCGGAAGGTACCGGTTCCGTATTCTGTCCACTTGCGAAGGAAGCATTCGACAACATTTACTCCCTTGCGATGAATACCACTGATGAGGACCTGAAGCTAGCGCTGCTGCAGAAGCTGGGTGTGCGTTATTTCACCCCGAAAGAGGTGGCTCGTTTAATGAGTTTTCCCGAACAGTTTAGCTTTCCGGAGAGCGTTACCAATAAGCAACGCTACCGAGTGTTGGGCAATAGTATTAACGTACTTGTGGTTGGTGTATTGCTGCAGGAGTtgtaataaatgaaaaaaaaaccttaaaaatagTCACATGTGATCAGGGCACAGATCACAATCCTGTATATATTCTAACCGAATCAGATTAAGCTATAACCACAGCAAATTAAAAAGCGTGACGGTGGAACGCCATCTAATTGTCCCAGTCCGAATCGTCGGTCCATTCGGTTTCGGCCGCGGACGATTCTTCTTCGAGAGGACTACCAATTTCGGTGTAATAATCCGGTTTCCACCAGTCCAGGACGGTCACGTTGCGCACGGGATCAAACACAAGCTCGTCTACTCGCTTTCCGCAGTAGTTGGCCAGCTCGATACTAATCTTGTACCGCATCATGCTCTGGGAAAGTGTTTGAACAACGTTCTTTACAAATAACGTCTCGTTGTACAGTGGTATTACTTTAAGAAAATCGGTCGTAATCTGAAATAGGAGTCGGATTCGTAAAAGATTAGATGTTCTTGCTAAATTTACAACTTGCACAACATACCATCAGTATCTGGCATCCCTCTTCCGGGTTCATGTAGATGTCCTGCATGAATGCGAGAGAACTTTTCTCGCGCTGTAGTTGTGCCGATTGTGCCGGTCGACTGCCAGGCTTAAAGGATGTTTTTAGACGGAAACAGTACGTCCAGCAGTTTTTTGTACGCTTGTGCCAGGAAGTAAGTAGCTGCCGTCCGATCACTCGATACTGATGGCGGCTCGATACCATCGTTAAGCGCTCCACAAAGGGAGGATACAGATAGTACAAAGATCGTATGACGGCCGATCGTAAACCACGTAGCCGTACCATACTAGCCGGTTGAAAGCGTGCCGGCATTTCGATCGAACGGTCATAATACGATCTATACAGCTGCGTCCAGAACCGACCGCTCTGCACAACCTCTGCCGTTTTGCGACAAATAAGTGCAAAGCGACAAACATCTTCCGGGCGAATAAATTCCGACACAAGGAACCACAGGTCGATATGATAGTCATTGTACGTGACTACTGGCGGTGTAGAATCTTGCACTGCCAGGCAGCTCTTTCCCGACCTTCCATCGTTTTGTTCGGGATCATCACCTAGCGGTTCCGTTTCTAACTCGATTTCGGCTAGCGTGATTTTGGAACTAATTTTCGACGGTCGGTTTGAACTTTTGGAATTGTTTGCATAGTCGTATATGGTAGGGTctgaaaaaacaaatggaagaaTTAGATTTATGATGGAGCAAAGCGTTCAGCAATGGCTTTTTACCTCTCCCGAACGTGGATCGACTCTTGGTTGGTTTCACTTTAACGCTTAATGCCATGAAACTTGAACGGATGTTCCACAAAGGGTGGGATCGTTTTCGAATGCAGCCACGAAGGAGAGGTTGAAGCAGTTAACACATACGAAGGGAGGGTTGGAAATCACAAAAGGCGGTGTTGTACTAGATAGATAAATTCTGCAACATCCATTTGATGGAAACGCTGGGCGCGATGCAACAACAGCTCTCGATGCTTCGATTCTTCAGTGAATCATTTTGTGGGTGggatttgctttacttttgcAGCAATGTGTGATCAAAACACTGGGCGAGCTTGGCTGTGCAGTGAAATATCTCCAAACTGCTGAGAAATTGTgtttaaattgtaatttaaatctttctgGACGAGTGTATTGcactgtgttttgtttacattttgacGGGGACTGACGTTTCTCGTTTCTCTTCGGTGACGTTTCATCTATTTTGGCAGTTAGAAAAGTTCCTAGAGTAGACTGTGTATGTCAGTTTTTCAATTGCGGTGTGATcgattatttttgattttcttccattATCAATAATCAGAAAGGTGAACAGaataaaggaaaggaaaactcgAAAAAGGGTGGTTTTTATAGTTAATATGTTAATTTAATGTCAGtttccaatatttttaaaataactagAGCAAACTGCGTCTCCAAAAATTTGTAAGCAATATCAAAACAACGAGTAATTTTGCCTATACACACCGAATTTGGTAACTTTAAGCCCCTAGAGTTGATCCACTTCCCACCATCCCCACCCGAGGTTCCAATACAGCGAAATAATACTTAAGCTGAGCACAATAAGCGGATCCACATCAGTTGTGGTTGATCTGCGGTGCGTGAAGATCCGTTCCCTTTTGCTCTTACGATGGAGAAGTGGATTGGTAAAGTGGCACTAGTAACGGGCGCCAGTGCCGGTATCGGACAGGATGTGGCAATCGCACTAGCCAACGCTGGTATGATCGTTGTCGGAATAGCTCGGCGTGCCGAGTTAGTTACAGTACTTTCAACCAACGTTACCGGTACGGGTAAGATTTACGCTAAAAAGTGTGACGTGAGCAATGAGGCAGAAATTATGGAAACGTTGGGCTGGATAAGCCGCGAATTTGGTGGAGTGGATGTGCTGATTAACAATGCAGGCATTTATCGTTATCACTTTATTACGGGTGAGTTAAGTGGAAAGCGTTTCACATCCACAATCCAAACCGGAAGTAAAATTTTCGTCACCATTCCAGAGAGCGAAACATCCGATTTCAGGGACACGTTTAACGTGAACGTGTTGGCAACTTGTATTTTTATCCGGGAAGTTGTAAAGGACATGAAGGCACGACAATCTTACGGTCATATCGTGCTGCTAAATAGCTTGCTGGGGAAACGGGTTCCCGACGTATCGGTCCCATTGTTTGGCGTGTATCCTGCTTCGAAGTTTGCGCTGGTCGGATTGACGGAAGTTTTACGACAAGAGCTTAACTTCTTCAAGTTGCCCATCAAAGTGACGGTAAGGTGTTTGAATTGGTGGATAATAGTTGGTTTGGAAGAGTTGCTGTACTTATGGTACCTGATCTCGGCAGAACGTACATCCTGGAATGGTGGAAACGGATATGATCAAGGTGTTTGAGTCTGCCCTAGCAGAACGGCTGCCGAAGCTACAGGTCAAGGATATTACCGCCAGCATCATACACTGCCTGGAGACACCTCCAGAAGTTCGCGTAAGTGGTACAACTTACAGGCTGTACAGGCAAGCAATGCAAATGATTCGTTGTTCTCCGTGCACCACGGTGTGCATGGGACCGTACAGAGCGGTGTCGAATTACCGATTGCTCGAGTTGTGGTTTGAGGCCGAAATAGCTTGGAACCGGTTGATATTCTATCTCTTGAAGGTTTTCATCagtttgatttgtttcgtttttcttcccacAGATTGATGAAATAACTCTGATGCCAAGTATGAAATGAGCAGACCCCTGCTGGGTGGTCTGCGTGGCAGAATATTTTACAATATTGTATCACCGTACTCGTCAATAAACGATGTCTACGAAAGCTTATCCGGTGAGCTCTAGCTGAGCTCAGCTATTGACATGAGGTTAATTTGTTCTAATTGATTGTAATGAATTTGACGGATGACGGAATTGTCCATTGATCCACAAGCATGCGGCatgaaagtaaattaaattagacGAATGCATACGGCGGTATACTCTATGCGGATATGATGGAAAGGAAGCCTAACGTTATTAGGATTTTATAGAAATTGGCTTTAGATAAAGAAAAGTGTGCCATTCGCCCCTGTTTGTTCCATACCCAATCAGCATAATCCAAATTGAATGCACTCTGTACTTGTAGTGCGATAAAAGCTGTGCACATATCTTGTCTAAATGATGAATAACAACTTTCTGCTTGTACTCTACCAACACAGgtaacaagaaaaaatgtcGGTATGAGTTGCACTTCAGCACCATCAGCCACACTTACCGAGAACACACGGAGGGACTGATGGTTCATTTTGGGGATTGAACTAGTGGGAGGGTTtgcttctacttttttttcttattttggcTTACCCCACGTTGATACGGTGTGCCTGAGAGTGTACCCCTCACACTGTACTGGATGCAACAGCATTCCATTGCAAATGCAACCGGAAATAATGGTCATGTTCTTGTTCGCGAGCGCGCTGGTGTTCGTTCATCCTCATCGAAAACCCGCGCGATGGCACACTGCACTCGGTACGGtatggatgctgctgctgctgcacccgGTGCATGATCCCCGGGAGGATTTTATGGAGCAGAAGGAAGCAGATACgtattttattaaaagaatTATATCAACGAGTGCGGACGGTGGCACTTGCAACATCCGTACACTAGCTGGCGTTTTGTTGCTACTAATGCACTCGGATTGCGAAGGTGGGTTAGTGGGGGGAAAGGTGTTTTAgcagggaaagaaaatgtgGAAATACTGTTGCAGAGATTTTGATGCTAGCTGGGcggaattttgaatatttacatAGCATGTAATTAGTTTGATAACGTTTGCATTAGAAAATATACTTACTTTGgaaggcaataaaaaaaaaactacaaccgATGGATCAATTAATTGCAATTGATGAGAATACAACGTTCAATAAGCATTAACGCAACAATAATTCCCCCCATTTTCTCATCAGTTTTTTGGGGAACATTCTGACATCTTATCTTAGCCACAATATTTTAACTCGTTTGTGTCCTCGCGATCAGTTGATCCTCTGTCTTGAACATAGAATGATTAAATAAGTCCTCCAAAAGTTGTTTGCTacaaactaaactaaataaaatactcgattggttctttttcttcttggcttaacatcTAGGTCATGCCTGCcaactaatggcttactagatttgctgataccacttagttggatagtcaattctcactatgggggaacgatccggatttGAACCCTCGTACTGCCATGTGGCGAACAGCCATCGAAATAAAAGATTAACAATGATAAAGGCACCAGCCGTTTCTAGCCACAACCACAGCTCCAAATTAGCACAACCTCGAGATGTCTTGCAGAGGACAGTTCGTCCTAAACCGTCATCAGCTATCGGACCGCTCAGAATGAACCGAAACCTCTATAATGTAGATAGATAGATAAGAATACGAAAGACCACGGACGGTTGAGTGGATTACTGAGACACAGCTCCAAAGTACGAAAACTCtttgaaatcaatttaatGTCCTTAAGATCCCTCGTTAGTTAAGTTGTGATACCTTTTCAAGGATGTAGGATTCAAACTGTGTTAGCAGTAGCAACGATATAATTTATTAGACCTATTCGAACGAGTAATACTGTCTATAAG
This genomic window from Anopheles maculipalpis chromosome 2RL, idAnoMacuDA_375_x, whole genome shotgun sequence contains:
- the LOC126558013 gene encoding golgin-45, whose amino-acid sequence is MFSKSPTMDTARRTEGDGMETEELTGSFTAKRSSLSSTTSSSLIPSSGDIKLPANFSIERLLPHSGSNPVYRPTELVTGGNNSLAAVVPRGKVFNLVPRLVSSSGRPKLSTMHHKEPKFVPFEPYKGAVTPIIPGRNHIPGGGTRVKLANRNNLDLSVLVSQMSTITDKELRSQVLPTSDDEEKLRYEKELEELRKERDYFQGQLKFQAQVNAELKNLLVAAVGEDLQTKVNVLTEDKLHLARKLLNSAENLSSHTEQIEFLAGQSEVWRSKFLASSLMVEELARWKASLLQRNGLLLASNKEQLEVISKAREMTIDVLKHLRFLANAKEPLQLQSATILDLASECVNISQQMALQHSALGMPTNLDDLKALECMTEAEKLAVQALQNSHQSLVPTDEAFRAIVGQAFPSIHSLKQQSDSSLLSMGSDFEVITKPDNETFGEEAH
- the LOC126558491 gene encoding transmembrane protein 183, with translation MALSVKVKPTKSRSTFGRDPTIYDYANNSKSSNRPSKISSKITLAEIELETEPLGDDPEQNDGRSGKSCLAVQDSTPPVVTYNDYHIDLWFLVSEFIRPEDVCRFALICRKTAEVVQSGRFWTQLYRSYYDRSIEMPARFQPASMVRLRGLRSAVIRSLYYLYPPFVERLTMVSSRHQYRVIGRQLLTSWHKRTKNCWTYCFRLKTSFKPGSRPAQSAQLQREKSSLAFMQDIYMNPEEGCQILMITTDFLKVIPLYNETLFVKNVVQTLSQSMMRYKISIELANYCGKRVDELVFDPVRNVTVLDWWKPDYYTEIGSPLEEESSAAETEWTDDSDWDN
- the LOC126558894 gene encoding farnesol dehydrogenase; the protein is MEKWIGKVALVTGASAGIGQDVAIALANAGMIVVGIARRAELVTVLSTNVTGTGKIYAKKCDVSNEAEIMETLGWISREFGGVDVLINNAGIYRYHFITESETSDFRDTFNVNVLATCIFIREVVKDMKARQSYGHIVLLNSLLGKRVPDVSVPLFGVYPASKFALVGLTEVLRQELNFFKLPIKVTNVHPGMVETDMIKVFESALAERLPKLQVKDITASIIHCLETPPEVRIDEITLMPSMK
- the LOC126559152 gene encoding 39S ribosomal protein L43, mitochondrial; translation: MSNSHLFLKSGFPRAPLQNGIGRYICQLQRITLKYCKTSGSSKGMREFLEHELVDFSRTNPGVVVYVKPRRHRTAVMSAEFLNGEKTLINCRNNTRDEISKWIQVLKQSNGRSEEMRLRKHWHTDVPSVQGAWTPFTHRHPSTNVTEFPSKQLSKLNENEPSATEKLLELYMAQRKNSSANGTPTRPEEAK
- the LOC126558496 gene encoding tRNA (cytosine(38)-C(5))-methyltransferase, with protein sequence MESTKENTRMVLELFSGIGGMRMALEYAGKPFTIVSAIDVNPIANSIYSHNFSDKTVRNGNILSLSGEKITKLRVDTILMSPPCQPFTRNGKFNDINDRRTDPFRHICDLLDKIPLVNFILMENVKGFEKSQACELYKMRLEEGGFHWQEYILSPHQFGVPNTRHRYYCIAKRKGMDFKRKSEEIILQPKEQHTTNETNIGMIVEKNLEELEPYELKSAALLKHLPLMDVCTPESSNSMCFTKAYTHYAEGTGSVFCPLAKEAFDNIYSLAMNTTDEDLKLALLQKLGVRYFTPKEVARLMSFPEQFSFPESVTNKQRYRVLGNSINVLVVGVLLQEL